ATAATCCGCGGTGATCCCGGCAGCGGCAGCACGTCGCCGTCGGACACCTCGGTGACCTCCCCCAGGTAGGTGGTCCGCCAGCCGCGCTTGCCCATGCTGTACGTCAGGAAGCCGAGCATCGGCCGAAGGCGGGCCGGGCCCATCGAAGTCTTGGGCTTGTCTCCGCCGCGGGCACGTTCCGCGTCGGCGCTGTGCACATAAACGGGGACGCCGTGTTCGCGCCGCAGCCGCTCCGCGAAGCCGATGTGGTCGCTGTCCCCGTGGGTGAGCACCAGCCCGCGGATGTCCGCGGTGCTGCGGCCCATGGCGTCGAGTTCGGTCAGGAGTTCCTTCCAGTGGCCGGGCAGCCCGGCGTCGATGACGGTGATGCCGTCCTCCGTGTCCACCAGATAGGCGGCCACAATGTCATTTCCGATGCGGTGCAGGTGCGGGCCGAGCTTCATGGAAGGCTCCTTCAGGGAACAAATTATGATAGGAATAGCTACGATAGTTAGCCATGAAGGCTAATGTCAATAGCCATGACGAAAGGGGACACCCGTGCCGACACCTGAACGCACGTCGCTGGCCGAGATTGTAGCTGCGGGATGCTCCATCCTGGAGAGTGAAGGGCTCCCCCGTGTGACCATGCAGGCGGTGGCGCAGCGGGTGGGGGTGCGGGCGCCGTCGTTGTACAAGCGGGTGAAGGACCGGGACACACTGGTTGAACTCATCGCCACATCCACCGTGGATGACCTGGCGGACCGGCTGGGATCCGCGGAACCCACACTCGCAGGGATCGCGCGCACGTACCGCGAATTTGCGCAGGACAATCCGGAGGGCTTCCGCCTGATCCTCTTCACCGTTGGCGATCCGGCAGCCCCGGAGCGGATCAGCGCGCCCCTGCTGCGGGTGACCGGGCAACTAGTAGGAACCGATCAGGCGCTGGACGCCGCACGGCTGGTAACCGCGTGGGCCACGGGCTTCATCAGCATGGAACTGGCCGGAGCCTTTCGGCTCGACGGCGATTTGGAGCAGGCCTTTAACTACGGGCTGGAGCGGCTCACCGCAGCGCTGACGCCGGCCAAATGACCGGCAGAGGCCTTCCTAGCGCGGCGGAGCAAGCCGGTAGCCGACGCCGCGGACCGTTTCCAGCCAGCGCGGAGACCGAGAATCGTCACCGAGCTTGCGGCGGACGTTGCCCACGTGGACTTCGACGGTGCGTTCGTCGGCCTCGCTGATGAACCCTCCGGCGTCGTACTCGTCGCCGCGCAGCCGGCGGACCAGGTCTGTCTTGGTGCGGACCCGGCGTCCGCTTTCCAGCACGGCGTGCAGCAGCTCGAATTCGGTGCGGGTCAGTTCCACCGGCGCGCCGTCCACCTCGGTGGTCCGGGTGCCGAAGTCCAGGCTCAGGCCGTTGTACAGGAAGTGGCCGGCCTCTTTGACTCCGGCTTCCGTGGGAGCGGCAGCCGCAGGAGCCGACGTCGCGGGCTGCGAAGAGGCGCCGGCGGCTTCGGGCACTGCGGACTGGGGAGCCGTTGTGGCGGTTTCCTCGCTGGCGCGGGGGCGGCGCAGCATCGCGGAGATGCGGGCCCGCAGTTCGCGCGGGCGGAAGGGTTTGGTGATGTAGTCGTCGGCCCCGGCTTCCAGGCCCATGAGGGTGTCGAGTTCCTCTGCGCGGGCGGTCAGCATCACGATGTAGGCGTCGGAGAACAGGCGCAGCTGGCGGATCACTTCAAAGCCGTCAATGTCCGGCAGGCCAAGGTCCAGCGTGACAACCGTGGGGTTGTGCGTCCGGACGGCCTCTACACCCTCAGCCCCGTTGGGACTGGTGAATACCTTGAACCCGGACTGCTGCAATACCGCGTTTAAGAGGTCGCGGATATCCTTGTCGTCCTCAATGATGACTGCAACGCGCTGTGTATCCATAAAAGTTGTGCTTTTCCGTCCTGCGAGACCTTCTGATAACCCGCTCCCCTACGCAGTGATACTACCTCCTCCCCCTATAATCTCTGCTATAGCTATGAGGATTTCGGGGGTCGCCTTTTTGTCCAGTTCCATGCACCGCGTTTTGGTGCTGTTGGGTATTCGTCACGAATTCCATGAATTATCCCTGCGCCTCCGGGTCGCACTGAGCCAGTTTCCGCTGGTCGTTTCCGTACTTCTGGCCCTTCCGCTTGTTGCCCTGGTAAATCCTGAAACCTTCCGGGAAGACTCGTTCCAGCTCGGGCTGGTGGTACTGGCCGCGGCTTCTGCCGCGTCAGTCGCGATCC
This genomic interval from Arthrobacter citreus contains the following:
- a CDS encoding MBL fold metallo-hydrolase, translating into MKLGPHLHRIGNDIVAAYLVDTEDGITVIDAGLPGHWKELLTELDAMGRSTADIRGLVLTHGDSDHIGFAERLRREHGVPVYVHSADAERARGGDKPKTSMGPARLRPMLGFLTYSMGKRGWRTTYLGEVTEVSDGDVLPLPGSPRIIGMPGHSPGSIAVHVPAANAVFVGDALTTRHVLTGRSGLQPAPFTDDPELALESLDHLSGIDAVWVLPGHGAPWRGDPATVQERVQLAAEG
- a CDS encoding TetR/AcrR family transcriptional regulator, with the protein product MPTPERTSLAEIVAAGCSILESEGLPRVTMQAVAQRVGVRAPSLYKRVKDRDTLVELIATSTVDDLADRLGSAEPTLAGIARTYREFAQDNPEGFRLILFTVGDPAAPERISAPLLRVTGQLVGTDQALDAARLVTAWATGFISMELAGAFRLDGDLEQAFNYGLERLTAALTPAK
- a CDS encoding response regulator transcription factor is translated as MDTQRVAVIIEDDKDIRDLLNAVLQQSGFKVFTSPNGAEGVEAVRTHNPTVVTLDLGLPDIDGFEVIRQLRLFSDAYIVMLTARAEELDTLMGLEAGADDYITKPFRPRELRARISAMLRRPRASEETATTAPQSAVPEAAGASSQPATSAPAAAAPTEAGVKEAGHFLYNGLSLDFGTRTTEVDGAPVELTRTEFELLHAVLESGRRVRTKTDLVRRLRGDEYDAGGFISEADERTVEVHVGNVRRKLGDDSRSPRWLETVRGVGYRLAPPR